A single window of Hymenobacter sp. APR13 DNA harbors:
- a CDS encoding VOC family protein, producing MKEAPAFQPFNTGLFHFCVQDPDIEGLVSRIVAAGGKQRMPIRAYYPGEKPYRMCYVEDPFGIVFEIYTHSYELTYSSGAYTE from the coding sequence GTGAAGGAGGCACCGGCATTCCAGCCGTTCAACACGGGCCTGTTCCATTTCTGCGTGCAGGACCCCGACATTGAGGGACTGGTCAGCCGGATTGTGGCCGCGGGCGGCAAGCAGCGCATGCCTATTCGGGCCTATTACCCGGGAGAGAAGCCCTACCGCATGTGCTACGTGGAAGACCCGTTTGGCATTGTCTTCGAGATTTACACGCATAGCTACGAGCTGACTTACTCCTCGGGGGCCTACACCGAGTAG